Proteins encoded in a region of the Ruegeria sp. AD91A genome:
- a CDS encoding TetR/AcrR family transcriptional regulator produces MNTKPILHRDDPEAEPLVGNIKVTRDDWLNVAMDVLVSDGVDQIKVLNLAERMAVSRSSFYWYFKSRQELLDALLARWQATNTAALIAQAEAPAKTITAAVCNVHRCVVNTQLFDTALDFAVRDWARKSGKVRRTLDQSDARRLEALHAMFARYGYSEIEAETRARVLYYMQIGYDLAQLNEPIEMRLSMVPHYLYAFTGVEPKPEEVEEFSAYSLRFWKGNQT; encoded by the coding sequence ATGAATACGAAACCGATCCTTCATCGTGATGACCCTGAGGCCGAACCCTTGGTCGGCAACATCAAGGTCACGCGTGACGACTGGCTGAACGTGGCGATGGATGTGCTGGTTTCGGACGGGGTGGACCAGATCAAGGTTCTGAACCTGGCCGAACGGATGGCGGTATCCCGATCGTCTTTCTATTGGTACTTCAAATCCCGACAAGAGTTGCTGGATGCATTGCTGGCCCGCTGGCAGGCGACCAACACGGCCGCTTTGATCGCGCAGGCCGAAGCCCCGGCCAAGACGATCACAGCGGCCGTCTGCAACGTGCATCGTTGCGTGGTGAATACCCAGTTGTTCGACACCGCGCTGGATTTTGCCGTACGTGATTGGGCGCGCAAGTCGGGCAAGGTGCGACGTACGCTGGACCAGTCGGACGCCCGCAGGCTGGAAGCGCTGCACGCCATGTTTGCCCGCTACGGATATTCCGAGATCGAAGCCGAAACCCGGGCACGCGTGCTGTATTACATGCAGATTGGTTATGATCTGGCGCAATTGAACGAACCCATTGAGATGCGGCTTTCGATGGTGCCACATTACCTTTACGCCTTTACCGGTGTCGAGCCGAAGCCTGAAGAAGTTGAAGAATTCAGCGCATACTCCCTGCGCTTTTGGAAAGGAAACCAGACATGA